The Melospiza georgiana isolate bMelGeo1 chromosome 9, bMelGeo1.pri, whole genome shotgun sequence genome has a segment encoding these proteins:
- the NMNAT2 gene encoding nicotinamide/nicotinic acid mononucleotide adenylyltransferase 2, producing MTETTKTHVILLACGSFNPITKGHIQMFERARDYLHKTGRFIVIGGIVSPVHDSYGKTGLVSSRHRLTMCQLAVQSSDWIRVDPWECYQDTWQTTCSVLEHHRDLMKRVTGCILSNVNTPSITPVIGQPQNESSQNIYQNNNSVSSKPTAAKILGKVGESLSRICCVRPPMERFTFVDENANLGTVMRYEEIELRILLLCGSDLLESFCIPGLWNEADMEVIVGEFGIVVVPRDGADPERIMNHSSILRKYKNNILVVKDDSNHPMSVVSSTKSRLALQHGDGHVVDYLCQPVIDYILKSQLYINASG from the exons AGCGAGCCCGGGATTACCTGCACAAGACCGGACGCTTCATCGTCATCGGCGGCATCGTGTCACCCGTGCACGACTCCTATGGGAAAACG GGGCTGGTCTCCAGCCGGCACCGCCTGACCATGTGCCAGCTGGCCGTGCAGTCCTCCGACTGGATCAG GGTGGACCCCTGGGAGTGCTACCAGGACACCTGGCAGACCACCTGCAGCGTGCTGGAGCACCACCGTGACCTGATGAAG AGAGTGACTGGCTGCATCCTGTCCAATGTCAACACGCCCTCCATCACCCCTGTGATTGGGCAGCCCCAGAACGAGTCCTCGCAGAACATCTACCAGAACAACAACAGCGTCTCCAGCAAGCCCACTGCAG CAAAGATCTTGGGGAAGGTGGGAGAAAGCCTGAGCCGGATTTGCTGCGTCCGCCCGCCCATGGAGCGCTTCACCTTTGTGG ATGAGAATGCCAACCTGGGGACAGTGATGAGATATGAGGAAATTG AGCTGCGCATCTTGCTGCTCTGTGGCAGCGACCTGCTGGAGTCCTTCTGCATCCCTGGCCTCTGGAACGAGGCAGAC ATGGAGGTGATTGTTGGGGAGTTTGGGATCGTGGTGGTGCCGCGGGACGGAGCCGACCCCGAGCGGATCATGAACCACTCCTCCATCCTCCGCAAGTACAAA AACAACATCCTGGTGGTGAAGGATGACTCAAACCACCCCATGTCAGTTGTCAGCTCCACCAAAAGCAG ACTGGCCCTGCAGCACGGGGATGGACACGTTGTGGATTACCTCTGCCAGCCTGTCATTGACTACATCCTCAAGAGCCAGCTGTACATCAACGCCTCTGGCTAA
- the LAMC2 gene encoding laminin subunit gamma-2, which translates to MAQRCWLLPLACLALLPAARGAHGGQVCDCNGMSRQCIFDWQLLRDTGNGFRCLGCQGHTEGARCERCQQGFYRQHGGLCCLPCLCHPWGSLGPQCDSDGRCSCKPGVMGDKCDQCQPGFESLSEAGCRRSGQSLQCECDPAGSVGGCHSGHCVCKESVTGELCQRCKRHFYNLDARNPAGCSPCFCYGHSDTCVSADTHSVHNITSTFQQGAEGWRGVHESGSPAQLQWSPHHQDAFIAARTSEPIYFMAPAKFLGNQQLSYGQTLSFGYRLDRGGRQPSPHDVILEGHGLRVTAPFLPQGEALPCGVSHVYTFRLDEHPSSKWNPRLNHFEFRRLLGNLTALWIRATFGEYSTGYLDNVTLVSAQPVPGVPAPWVEHCQCPAGHHGQFCQSCAPGYRRDTPSQGPFSSCVPCNCQGGGTCDPDTGECYSGDEHVGNGASCPFGSYRDPRQPHSCRPCPCGPGQGCSVGPGGEEIICDRCPPGAAGANCEYCADGYFGEPAASQPCQPCRCNGNVEPNAVGNCDRQTGECLKCLHNTAGFYCDRCKDGFFGNPLASDPSDKCRACDCDSVGAEPLKCRSDGSCICKPGFEGPRCEESECPACYGQVKEQVELYLQQLAQLELLLSEVRAGGGTSQELEGRMLEAEEMLRTILRETLSLQASDRSLEGRVARMKGQGSSSQSRLDEVKATVESLRSLGRQYERQVQETRQLLERARLDLDRSGAALLRVTIPASSFPGGSNQFLLLAQEALRLANRHTQVANAIDQAARAAREDARQALELLRAAAGGEGTEGSLPGLPRRYEELKSLVGGLKADADGMASKADTAYQGSLVLLSSLSRLAEMDITSFQEEASRLKQDSGALLALVDTSLSQYRGLRGRVGQWEQEAKELLQGQEGHRAKLTQLLSRATLARSTALQAVSTGNATFYEVEQILKSLKEFNLQADDKRRQAKDAMRRLPIISSMVTTAREKTDQAKGIMGRAASESKAGSSVAEEVMEITTGIQEDIARLREEANKTADGVLALEKAVATLQLEAKEVDEAFERKLTEAEADAAAIEKTAQEAQRVHDKAGQAGAAVQQVLSALEELLRLMNQPGAVDEDGLRQLEENFSKAQSRSKQLKEEMSELEQTAALQKAQVRTLESSIDGILADIKNLEDIQKSLPPGCYNTKAIELP; encoded by the exons ATGGCCCAgcgctgctggctgctgcccctggcctgcctggccctgctgcccgcGGCCCGCGGCGCGCACGGGGGACAAG TGTGTGACTGCAACGGGATGTCCAGGCAGTGCATCTTTGACTGGCAGCTCCTGCGGGACACGGGGAACGGCTTCCgctgcctgggctgccagggcCACACGGAGGGCGCGCGCTGTGAGCGCTGCCAGCAGGGCTTCTACCGACAGCAcggggggctctgctgcctgccctgcctctgccaccCCTGGG GTTCCCTTGGCCCACAGTGTGACAGCGATGGCCGGTGCAGCTGCAAGCCTGGAGTGATGGGGGACAAGTGTGACCAGTGCCAGCCGGGCTTCGAGTCCCTGTCCGaggcaggctgcaggaggagcggGCA gagcctgcagtgTGAGTGTGACCCCGCGGGCAGCGTGGGCGGCTGTCACTCCGGCCACTGTGTCTGCAAGGAGAGCGTCACTGGGGAGCTCTGCCAgag GTGCAAGCGACACTTCTACAACCTGGATGCCAGAAACCCTGCAGGATGCTCCCCCTGCTTCTGCTACGGGCACTCGGACACGTGTGTCAGTGCGGACACCCACAGTGTCCACAACATCACCTCCACCTTCCAGCAAG GTGCTGAGGGCTGGCGAGGGGTCCATGAGAGcggctccccagcccagctccagtggTCCCCACACCACCAGGATGCCTTCATAGCAGCAAGGACATCAGAGCCAATATACTTCATGGCACCTG CGAAATTCCTTGGGAACCAGCAGCTGAGCTATGGGCAGACGCTCTCCTTTGGTTACCGCCTGGACCGGGGGGGCCGGCAGCCATCCCCACACGATGTGATCCTGGAGGGACACGGCCTGAGAGTCACTGCCCCCTTCCTGCCCCAGGGAGAGGCCCTGCCCTGCGGTGTCAGCCACGTGTACACGTTCAG GCTGGATGAGCACCCCAGCAGCAAGTGGAACCCGAGGCTGAATCACTTTGAATTTCGCAGGCTGCTGGGAAACCTGACAGCCCTCTGGATCCGAGCCACCTTTGGGGAGTACA GCACCGGCTACCTCGACAATGTCACCCTGGTGTCAGCACAGCCCGTGCCCGGTGTCCCGGCGCCATGGGTGGAGCACTGCCAGTGCCCGGCGGGGCACCACGGGCAGTtctgccagagctgtgcccctgGATACCGCAGAGACACCCCCAGCCAGGGGCCCTTCAGCTCCTGCGTGCCCTGCAACTGCCAGGGGGGAGGAACCTGTGATCCTGACACCG GTGAATGTTACTCAGGAGATGAACACGTGGGCAATGGTGCCAGCTGCCCCTTCGGCTCCTACCGGGACCCCcggcagccccacagctgcaggcCCTGCCCCTGTGGGCCCGGCCAGGGCTGCTCCGTGGGGCCCGGTGGTGAGGAGATCATCTGTGACCGCtgccctcctggagctgctg GTGCCAATTGTGAGTACTGTGCTGATGGCTACTTTGGAGagccagcagcttcccagccctgccagccgTGCCGCTGCAATGGCAACGTGGAGCCCAACGCCGTGGGCAACTGCGACCGCCAGACCGGAGAGTGCCTCAAGTGCCTCCACAACACCGCTGGCTTCTACTGCGACCGCTGCAAGGACGGCTTCTTTGGGAACCCCCTGGCCTCTGACCCCTCAGACAAGTGCAGAG CCTGTGACTGTGACTCGGTTGGTGCCGAGCCCCTGAAGTGCAGGAGTGACGGGAGCTGCATCTGCAAACCTGGCTTTGAGGGTCCCCGCTGTGAAGAGAGTGAGTGCCCAGCTTGCTATGGCCAGGTGAAAGAGCAG GTGGAGCTCtacctgcagcagctggcacagctggagctgctcctgtcagagGTGCGAGCTGGCGGTGGGACCAGTCAGGAGCTGGAGGGGAGGATGCTGGAGGCTGAGGAGATGCTGAGGACCATCCTCAGGGAAACCCTGAGCCTTCAAG cctcCGACAGGTCTCTGGAAGGCCGTGTGGCCAGGATGAAGGGACAAGGGTCCAGCTCCCAGAGTCGCCTGGATGAGGTCAAGGCAACAGTGGAGAGCCTGAGGTCTCTGGGCAGGCAGTATGAGAGGCAGGTGCAGGAGACAcggcagctgctggagagagccaggCTGGACCTGGATCGCAGCGGCGCTGCTCTCCTTCGGGTG ACCATTCCTGCTTCAAGCTTTCCCGGGGGTTCCAATCAATTCTtgctgctggcccaggaggCTCTGAGACTGGCCAACAG gcaCACTCAGGTAGCCAATGCCATTGaccaggctgccagggctgcacgGGAGGATGCACGGCAGGCGCTGGAGCTGCTGCGCGCGGCCGCTGGCGGAGAGGGCACCGAGggctccctgccagggctgcccaggag GTATGAGGAGCTCAAGTCACTGGTTGGAGGCCTGAAGGCTGATGCTGATGGAATGGCCTCCAAGGCAGACACGGCTTATCAGGGCAGCCTGGTGCTCCTCAGCTCCCTGTCCCGCCTGGCAGAGATGGACATCACCTCCTTTCAG GAGGAAGCCTCGAGGCTGAAGCAGGACTCGGgtgccctgctggccctggtggACACGTCCCTGTCGCAGTACCGGGGCCTGCGGGGCCGCgtggggcagtgggagcaggaggccaaggagctgctgcaggggcaggagggccACAGAGCG AAGCTGACACAGCTGCTGTCCCGAGCTACCCTtgccaggagcacagccctgcaagcCGTGAGCACCGGCAATGCCACCTTCTACGAGGTGGAACAGATCCTCAAGAGCCTCAAGG AGTTCAACCTGCAAGCAGATGACAAGAGGAGGCAAGCCAAAGATGCCATGAGGAGGCTGCCCATTATCAGCAGCATGGTCACCACTGCCAGGGAGAAGACAGACCAAGCCAAAGGGATCAtgggcagagctgcttctgAGTCCAAGGCAGGCAGCAGTGTGGCAGAGGAGGTGATGGAAATCACCACAGGGATCCAAGAG GACATTGCCCGGCTGAGGGAGGAAGCCAACAAGACAGCTGATGGTGTCCTGGCCCTGGAGAAGGCAGTGGCCACCTTGCAGCTGGAGGCCAAGGAAGTGGATGAAGCATTTGAGAGGAAGCTCACTGAGGCTGAGGCAGATGCTGCTGCCATAGAGAAG ACAGCTCAGGAAGCTCAGAGGGTCCACGACAAGGCTGgccaggcaggggcagctgtgcagcaggtGTTGAGtgccctggaggagctgctgcggCTCATGA ACCAGCCTGGTGCTGTGGATGAGGATGGCCTGAGGCAGCTTGAGGAGAACTTCAGCAAAGCCCAGAGCAGAAGcaagcagctgaaggaggagatgtcagagctggagcagacagctgccctgcagaagGCCCAGGTGCGTACGCTGGAGAGCAGCATCGATGGCATCCTGGCTGATATTAAGAACCTGGAGGATATCCAGAAGAGTCTTCCTCCAGGCTGCTACAACACAAAAGCCATTGAATTGCCCTGA